A single genomic interval of Mucilaginibacter robiniae harbors:
- a CDS encoding Ppx/GppA phosphatase family protein, with product MTNRVAVIDLGTNTFHLLIAEPGQSYFFTELLHKSEAVKLGEGGINDGVIRPDAYQRGIAAMNKFQQYILQYNVQQVKALATSAMRSATNGQQFIDEVKAQTGIQIGIILGDTEAQYIYQGVKASNCLQADNSLIVDIGGGSVELIIGNNEHITYKQSFEIGAARLMALFHQTDPIPPSSIQDLYAHLDNHLQPMLAAVARNSVINLIGSSGAFETFAELAERDKGYDFELKQNQVYTFNEQDFLKITNRLIQSSHDERLSMKGIIPVRIDMIVVASLITCYLLEKLQIKEVVMTAYSLKEGVLASMLNQQVLNKL from the coding sequence ATGACTAACCGTGTTGCCGTTATAGATCTCGGTACTAACACCTTTCATTTACTCATAGCAGAACCTGGCCAGTCTTATTTCTTTACAGAACTACTGCATAAGTCTGAAGCTGTAAAACTGGGTGAAGGTGGAATCAACGATGGTGTTATCCGGCCTGATGCCTATCAGCGGGGTATTGCTGCAATGAATAAATTTCAACAATATATATTGCAATACAATGTACAGCAAGTTAAAGCATTGGCTACTTCGGCTATGCGTAGCGCTACAAACGGACAGCAATTTATAGATGAAGTAAAAGCACAAACGGGTATTCAGATTGGAATTATTTTAGGTGACACTGAAGCTCAGTACATTTACCAGGGCGTAAAAGCATCTAATTGTCTGCAAGCAGATAACAGTTTAATTGTAGATATTGGAGGTGGCAGTGTAGAGTTAATTATCGGCAATAACGAACATATTACTTACAAGCAAAGCTTTGAAATTGGTGCTGCTCGCTTAATGGCACTGTTTCATCAAACCGACCCTATACCGCCAAGCAGCATTCAAGATTTATACGCTCATTTAGATAACCACTTGCAACCTATGCTTGCAGCTGTTGCACGTAATTCTGTAATCAATCTAATTGGCTCATCCGGCGCTTTCGAGACTTTTGCTGAATTAGCAGAGCGCGATAAGGGTTATGATTTTGAATTAAAACAAAATCAGGTTTATACGTTCAATGAGCAAGACTTCTTGAAGATTACCAATCGTCTTATTCAGTCATCGCATGATGAACGGCTAAGTATGAAAGGAATTATACCTGTACGGATTGATATGATTGTAGTAGCCTCTTTAATTACCTGCTATTTATTAGAAAAGTTGCAGATTAAAGAGGTAGTGATGACGGCGTATTCGCTAAAGGAAGGTGTATTAGCCAGTATGCTGAACCAGCAAGTGTTAAATAAGCTTTAG
- a CDS encoding ABC transporter permease, with amino-acid sequence MNKVLLIIQREYLSRVRKKAFIVTAFLVPLLVLAMYAIVYLIYKNSSEFTTIRTVKVLDESGSFAGKLHNGSNLQFVATHQNLFEAKKDLKKHEDDLLLYIPKIFDVPKAVQVLSEKKPNITVAAAIERQMNEVATNNNMIANGIDTSKIRNIRSHIDISARQVTDTGVKDSNISALFALGVAGAIIIYISLFIYGAQVMRGVIEEKTNRIIEVIVSSVKPFQLMLGKIIGVALVSLTQFTLWIVLSIAVSYLANKYFSTPQSQSPLLTVLAATKNIPFGYILSCFLFYFLSGFLLYSALFAAVGSAVDSETETQQFMFPITMPLFFTYLLSVSFLAQAPDSSLAFWLSIIPFTAPVAMMVRLPFDVPAWQLGLSMGLMIAGFIFTTWIAARIYRVGILMYGKKASYGEIAKWFFYKE; translated from the coding sequence ATGAACAAAGTTTTACTTATCATACAACGAGAATATTTATCACGCGTACGCAAAAAAGCATTCATTGTTACTGCTTTTTTGGTACCACTACTAGTACTGGCTATGTACGCCATTGTATATCTCATTTACAAAAACAGTAGCGAGTTTACAACCATACGCACGGTTAAAGTGCTTGATGAAAGCGGCAGCTTTGCGGGCAAATTACACAATGGCAGCAACTTACAATTTGTTGCTACCCATCAAAACTTATTTGAAGCTAAAAAAGATTTAAAGAAGCATGAAGATGATTTACTTCTGTACATTCCGAAAATTTTTGATGTACCGAAAGCTGTGCAGGTATTATCAGAAAAGAAGCCGAACATTACTGTAGCTGCAGCTATTGAGCGCCAAATGAATGAGGTAGCTACCAATAACAACATGATTGCCAACGGTATTGATACTTCAAAAATCCGTAACATACGCAGCCACATTGATATTAGCGCCCGCCAGGTTACGGATACAGGTGTTAAGGATTCTAACATATCCGCATTATTTGCTTTGGGTGTAGCAGGTGCCATTATTATTTACATATCGCTTTTCATTTACGGAGCACAAGTAATGCGCGGGGTAATTGAAGAAAAAACCAATCGTATTATTGAAGTCATTGTATCATCCGTAAAGCCTTTTCAGCTTATGCTGGGCAAAATTATTGGTGTGGCACTGGTGAGCTTAACTCAATTTACACTTTGGATTGTATTATCCATTGCAGTAAGTTACCTGGCTAACAAATATTTTAGTACTCCACAGAGCCAAAGCCCACTGCTCACCGTATTAGCGGCTACCAAAAACATTCCGTTTGGTTATATACTTAGCTGCTTTTTATTTTATTTTTTGAGTGGCTTCTTGTTATACAGTGCATTGTTTGCCGCTGTAGGTTCCGCAGTTGATAGTGAAACAGAAACCCAACAGTTTATGTTCCCGATAACCATGCCGTTATTTTTCACTTACCTATTATCAGTAAGCTTTTTGGCACAAGCCCCTGATAGCAGCTTGGCCTTCTGGTTATCCATCATTCCATTTACAGCCCCGGTTGCCATGATGGTACGTTTGCCTTTTGATGTGCCGGCATGGCAATTAGGCTTATCTATGGGGCTCATGATTGCAGGTTTTATTTTTACTACCTGGATAGCCGCACGCATTTACCGGGTAGGAATATTAATGTACGGTAAAAAAGCCAGCTACGGCGAAATAGCCAAATGGTTTTTTTATAAAGAATAA
- a CDS encoding ABC transporter ATP-binding protein yields the protein MLSIRNIVKQYAGHTALNNVSLEVNGGKIFGLLGPNGAGKTSLIRIINQITAPDSGEIYFGGERLNQSHIERIGYMPEERGLYKKMEIGEQIVYLARLKGLSKAEATKRIKYWFEKLEIQDWWHKKVEELSKGMQQKAQFVATVLHEPDLIILDEPFSGFDPVNAEVIKEEILELNRKGATILFSTHRMESVEELCDSIALIHKSHKILDGRIKDIRNSYRSNTYLVEYNGTKLDLNGKQPFTLLDEVASEDGYTIRLKLNDGTTSNDVLQYLIPQVRINRLQEVIPSVNEIFIQKVNQTA from the coding sequence ATGCTAAGTATTCGCAACATTGTGAAACAGTATGCCGGCCATACGGCACTGAACAACGTGAGCCTGGAAGTAAACGGTGGCAAAATATTTGGCCTTTTAGGCCCAAATGGCGCTGGTAAAACTTCTCTCATTCGTATTATCAACCAAATTACCGCACCCGATTCCGGCGAGATCTATTTTGGTGGCGAACGCCTTAACCAATCGCACATTGAACGTATTGGCTATATGCCCGAAGAACGTGGCTTGTACAAGAAAATGGAGATTGGCGAACAGATCGTTTACCTGGCCCGCTTAAAAGGTTTAAGCAAGGCAGAAGCAACCAAGCGTATCAAATACTGGTTTGAAAAGCTGGAAATACAAGATTGGTGGCATAAGAAGGTGGAAGAGCTATCGAAGGGAATGCAACAAAAAGCCCAGTTTGTGGCTACCGTGTTGCATGAACCTGATCTGATTATTCTGGATGAGCCTTTCAGCGGTTTTGACCCGGTTAATGCTGAAGTAATTAAGGAAGAAATATTGGAGCTGAACCGAAAAGGAGCTACTATCCTATTTTCTACTCACCGTATGGAATCGGTTGAGGAACTATGTGATTCTATTGCGCTCATCCATAAATCACACAAAATACTGGATGGCCGGATAAAAGATATTCGTAATTCATACCGTAGTAATACCTATTTGGTTGAATATAATGGCACTAAGCTCGACTTAAATGGTAAGCAGCCTTTTACTCTACTTGATGAAGTAGCTTCAGAAGACGGATATACCATCCGGTTAAAACTCAATGATGGCACTACCTCTAACGATGTACTTCAATATTTAATTCCGCAGGTTAGAATTAATCGCTTACAAGAAGTGATACCCAGCGTAAATGAAATTTTTATTCAGAAAGTTAATCAAACCGCCTAA
- the dnaJ gene encoding molecular chaperone DnaJ — MSKRDYYDVLGVSRSASEDEIKKAYRKMAIKYHPDKNPGDKAAEESFKEAAEAYEVLSKPDKRQRYDQFGHAANAQSANGGYGGGGMNMDDIFSQFGDIFGGGSPFEGFFGGGGGRQQGGGRRVARGSNLRIKVRLTLEEIANGAEKKIKVNKQVLCKTCDGTGAKDKSSFQTCKTCGGSGAVRRVTNTILGQMQTTSTCPTCNGEGSTITSKCNVCHGDGVVRGEETISINIPAGVSEGMQLSMSGKGNAAPRGGVPGDLIILIEEVPHETLKRDGNNVIYDLHINFVDAALGTSIEVPTIDGKAKIKIEPGTQGGKILRLKGKGVPEVNSYHRGDQLVHINIWTPKALSREERDALEKLQNSPNFKPNPGKNEKSFFERMKEYFE; from the coding sequence ATGTCAAAAAGAGATTATTACGACGTACTGGGAGTATCCCGTAGCGCCAGTGAGGATGAGATTAAGAAGGCTTACCGCAAAATGGCAATTAAGTATCACCCGGACAAAAACCCGGGCGATAAAGCTGCCGAAGAATCATTTAAAGAAGCGGCAGAAGCTTACGAGGTACTAAGCAAACCTGATAAGCGTCAGCGTTACGACCAATTTGGCCATGCAGCCAACGCACAATCGGCCAATGGTGGCTATGGTGGCGGTGGCATGAATATGGATGATATATTCAGCCAATTTGGTGATATTTTTGGTGGCGGAAGTCCGTTTGAAGGCTTCTTTGGTGGTGGCGGTGGCCGTCAGCAAGGCGGAGGCCGTCGTGTAGCCCGTGGCAGCAATTTGCGCATTAAAGTACGCTTAACGCTGGAAGAAATTGCTAACGGTGCCGAAAAGAAAATTAAAGTTAACAAGCAGGTTTTATGTAAAACTTGTGATGGTACAGGTGCAAAAGATAAATCATCATTTCAAACTTGTAAAACTTGTGGTGGCTCGGGTGCTGTACGCCGGGTAACCAACACTATATTAGGTCAGATGCAAACGACCAGCACCTGCCCTACTTGTAACGGTGAAGGTTCAACTATTACTTCTAAATGTAATGTTTGCCATGGCGACGGTGTGGTACGTGGCGAAGAAACCATCAGCATTAATATCCCTGCCGGCGTAAGTGAAGGCATGCAGCTAAGCATGAGCGGCAAAGGTAACGCAGCTCCTCGTGGCGGTGTACCAGGCGATCTGATTATTTTGATTGAGGAAGTTCCGCACGAAACGTTAAAACGTGATGGCAACAATGTAATTTACGATTTGCACATCAACTTTGTGGATGCCGCTTTAGGCACCAGCATTGAAGTACCAACCATTGATGGCAAAGCTAAAATCAAGATTGAGCCAGGCACCCAGGGGGGTAAGATACTTCGTTTGAAAGGCAAAGGTGTGCCAGAGGTAAACTCCTACCATCGTGGCGATCAATTGGTTCATATCAACATCTGGACTCCTAAAGCTTTAAGCCGCGAAGAACGCGATGCTTTAGAGAAATTACAAAATTCACCAAACTTTAAACCTAATCCGGGCAAAAACGAAAAAAGCTTTTTTGAGCGGATGAAGGAATATTTTGAGTAA
- a CDS encoding nucleotide exchange factor GrpE: MAGNLICTTIMNFKDMFNKKDKQETPSTDNMEDVNNAFDSTEENENPLADELNANEPVEASAESKLKDELAQANDKYLRLYAEFDNFRRRTNKERAEERQTAGKDTIVALLPVVDDFDRALKAMESTTDINAVKEGVSLVFNKLKNMLAQKGLKPMDAKGTEFDADLHEAITNVPAPTEDLKGKVVDELEKGYYLNDKVVRFAKVVVGS; the protein is encoded by the coding sequence ATGGCAGGGAACTTGATTTGTACTACCATCATGAACTTTAAAGACATGTTTAATAAAAAAGATAAGCAGGAAACACCATCAACTGATAACATGGAAGACGTGAACAATGCATTTGACAGCACTGAGGAAAACGAAAACCCATTAGCCGACGAGTTGAACGCCAATGAGCCGGTTGAAGCTTCAGCCGAAAGTAAATTAAAAGATGAACTAGCGCAGGCCAATGATAAATATTTGCGCTTATATGCTGAGTTTGATAATTTTAGAAGAAGGACAAACAAGGAACGTGCTGAAGAAAGACAAACTGCAGGTAAAGACACCATAGTGGCTTTGCTGCCTGTGGTAGATGATTTTGACCGCGCCTTGAAAGCCATGGAATCTACTACTGATATAAATGCGGTTAAAGAAGGTGTTAGTTTAGTTTTTAACAAGCTAAAAAACATGCTGGCACAAAAAGGCTTGAAGCCAATGGATGCCAAAGGCACCGAGTTTGACGCTGATTTACATGAGGCCATTACCAACGTACCTGCACCAACTGAAGACTTGAAAGGCAAAGTGGTTGATGAACTGGAAAAAGGTTATTACCTGAATGATAAAGTAGTACGCTTTGCTAAAGTTGTAGTAGGCAGTTAA
- a CDS encoding cell division ATP-binding protein FtsE, which translates to MIGNSIIKLQNVDIFQQKHLVLSDVNLHIDKGDFIWLIGQTGSGKSSLLKVLYGDLTITTGEGHAGGYDLRKLPSRDIPYLRRKLGIVFQDFQLLTDRSIEQNLHFVLRATGWKDKKLIAERIRDVLEKVGLRSKIKKMPHELSGGEQQRVVIARALLNEPEIILADEPTGNLDPDTSEEIVMLLKQISLSGTAVLIATHDYHIIRTFPSRIIKCESGKVLEDVQIA; encoded by the coding sequence ATGATTGGAAATTCTATTATAAAGCTGCAAAACGTTGATATATTTCAGCAAAAGCATTTGGTATTATCAGATGTAAACCTGCACATTGATAAAGGCGATTTTATTTGGCTGATTGGCCAAACCGGGTCGGGCAAAAGCAGTTTGTTAAAAGTACTTTATGGCGATTTAACAATAACTACTGGCGAAGGTCATGCTGGCGGGTATGATTTAAGGAAACTGCCCAGCCGTGATATTCCCTACCTGCGTCGTAAGTTGGGTATTGTATTTCAGGATTTTCAACTATTAACCGATCGTAGTATAGAACAAAACCTGCATTTTGTGCTTAGAGCTACGGGCTGGAAAGACAAGAAACTGATTGCCGAACGTATTCGTGATGTGCTGGAAAAAGTAGGTTTACGCTCCAAAATTAAAAAGATGCCGCACGAGCTTTCGGGTGGCGAGCAGCAGCGTGTGGTTATTGCCCGGGCTTTGCTGAACGAACCGGAAATTATTTTGGCGGATGAACCTACAGGTAACTTAGACCCGGATACTTCTGAAGAAATTGTAATGTTGTTAAAGCAAATCAGCCTATCGGGTACTGCCGTGCTGATTGCTACACACGATTATCATATTATTCGTACTTTCCCGTCACGTATTATCAAATGTGAATCGGGTAAAGTACTAGAAGATGTACAGATTGCTTAA
- a CDS encoding fructose-6-phosphate aldolase — MYIIKVKGVAKIPDYVQLRDEQFTLLAYFRVDRPDKSLDKVGLGDKADYIMNLIKDLPFGQILKLEL; from the coding sequence ATGTATATCATTAAAGTAAAAGGCGTGGCCAAAATACCTGACTATGTACAATTGCGTGATGAGCAGTTTACCTTACTGGCGTATTTTCGGGTAGATCGTCCCGATAAATCGCTGGATAAAGTGGGGTTGGGTGATAAAGCTGATTACATAATGAATTTAATAAAAGACCTGCCTTTTGGCCAGATTTTAAAACTGGAGTTATAA
- a CDS encoding acyl-CoA reductase, with protein MSNPSKSNLINAVAELGKQLSSPDATLSQLIQTESNHNAWFTPESVQQAVIASGLQLTIENLTKWLNRYTLQNHTPQKVGLILAGNIPLVGFHDVLCVLLTGNIALIKASSQDARLIKYVLQLLVDIDNNFAGQYKFVERLEGFDAIIATGSNNTSRYFEYYFSNVPHIIRKNRNSIALLTGRETEEQLRNLGNDIFAYYGLGCRNVSKLLVPQGYDFIPFFEAIESCSNVIQHHKYHNNYDYNKAIYLVNRDKHLDNGFLLLKQDERLASPLAVLFYEEYAYLDAAQTLLAQQSDQIQCVVTRAELNINNQVVDFGESQQPALWDYADGIDTIQFLSNL; from the coding sequence ATGTCAAATCCAAGTAAATCAAATTTAATAAATGCAGTAGCCGAATTGGGTAAGCAATTAAGTTCCCCCGATGCAACGCTGAGCCAATTGATACAAACAGAAAGCAATCATAATGCCTGGTTTACCCCCGAAAGTGTACAACAGGCTGTGATAGCTAGCGGCCTGCAGTTAACTATAGAAAACCTTACTAAATGGTTAAACCGCTATACCTTACAAAACCATACACCTCAAAAGGTTGGCCTGATACTGGCTGGCAATATACCACTTGTTGGCTTTCATGATGTTTTGTGTGTATTGTTAACCGGCAACATTGCTTTAATCAAAGCATCCTCGCAAGATGCACGCTTGATTAAGTATGTTTTACAGCTGTTGGTTGATATAGATAACAACTTTGCCGGGCAATATAAATTTGTAGAGCGTTTGGAAGGCTTTGATGCTATTATTGCTACTGGTAGTAATAATACCTCACGCTATTTTGAATACTATTTTAGTAATGTACCACATATTATTCGTAAAAACCGAAATAGTATTGCTTTACTTACCGGTCGGGAAACGGAAGAACAATTACGAAATTTGGGTAATGATATTTTTGCCTATTATGGTTTAGGTTGCCGCAACGTGTCCAAATTACTGGTACCACAAGGGTATGATTTTATTCCGTTTTTTGAGGCTATTGAAAGTTGCAGTAACGTTATTCAGCATCACAAGTACCACAACAACTATGATTACAACAAAGCCATTTACTTGGTGAACAGAGACAAACATCTGGATAATGGCTTTTTATTATTAAAGCAGGATGAACGGTTAGCCTCCCCTTTGGCGGTGTTGTTTTATGAGGAATATGCATATCTGGATGCTGCGCAGACTTTGCTGGCACAACAAAGCGATCAAATTCAATGTGTGGTTACCAGAGCTGAATTAAACATTAATAATCAAGTAGTTGATTTTGGAGAAAGCCAGCAGCCAGCTTTATGGGATTATGCTGACGGAATAGATACGATACAATTTTTGTCTAATCTTTAA
- a CDS encoding 4Fe-4S dicluster domain-containing protein — protein sequence MAIKITDECINCGACEPECPNNAIYDAGAAWRFSDGTDLKGVIDFGDGNTLNAEQAQAALSDDIYYIVPDKCTECVGFHDEPQCAAVCPVDCCVDDEDIRESKEELLAKKDWLHMEG from the coding sequence ATGGCGATTAAAATCACTGATGAATGTATTAATTGCGGTGCTTGTGAGCCGGAATGCCCTAATAATGCCATTTATGATGCGGGCGCTGCTTGGCGATTTTCAGACGGTACTGATTTAAAAGGGGTAATTGATTTTGGCGATGGTAATACCCTGAATGCCGAACAAGCGCAAGCTGCCTTGTCGGACGACATCTATTATATTGTACCTGATAAATGTACTGAGTGCGTTGGTTTTCATGATGAGCCACAATGTGCAGCCGTTTGCCCGGTTGATTGTTGCGTGGATGATGAAGACATTCGCGAATCTAAAGAAGAACTGCTGGCCAAAAAAGATTGGCTGCACATGGAAGGTTAA
- a CDS encoding C40 family peptidase has translation MDYGISQLAIIPMRAEPSERSEMVSQLLFGETYQIIEWQEKWVKIVTAYDEYEGWISRNQVTTLNYEDYLNLQSAPSVLTIQHVSVVIKTSDNSALLLPAGCTLPFHEGNTCQINKEVYHLTTPINKLIDLLASAKTYLNSPYLWGGRTHFGIDCSGFVQTVFKQYGLFLKRDASQQAEQGSAVDFLQEAQPGDLAFFDNAEGRIVHVGLMLNNEQIIHASGRVRIDKMDTQGIYAEDQQRHTHQLRIIKRYC, from the coding sequence ATGGATTACGGAATTAGTCAGTTGGCCATTATTCCAATGCGGGCCGAACCTTCGGAACGAAGCGAGATGGTTTCACAATTGCTATTTGGTGAAACGTACCAGATTATCGAATGGCAGGAAAAATGGGTGAAGATTGTAACGGCTTATGATGAATACGAAGGATGGATAAGCCGCAATCAAGTTACTACGCTGAACTACGAAGATTATTTAAACTTACAATCAGCACCATCAGTATTAACTATTCAGCACGTTAGCGTAGTTATTAAAACGTCTGACAATAGTGCCTTGCTTTTGCCAGCCGGATGCACGTTACCTTTTCATGAAGGTAATACCTGTCAAATTAACAAGGAAGTTTACCACTTAACTACTCCAATTAATAAACTCATTGATTTATTAGCTTCAGCGAAAACTTATCTGAATAGTCCTTACTTATGGGGCGGACGAACACATTTCGGTATAGATTGCTCAGGGTTTGTGCAGACTGTTTTTAAACAATATGGTTTATTTTTAAAGCGTGATGCGAGTCAGCAAGCAGAGCAGGGTAGTGCGGTAGATTTTCTGCAAGAGGCTCAGCCCGGCGATTTAGCCTTTTTCGACAATGCCGAGGGGCGTATAGTACATGTTGGTTTAATGCTCAACAACGAACAAATTATTCATGCCTCAGGCAGGGTGCGCATTGACAAAATGGATACGCAAGGCATTTATGCTGAAGATCAGCAACGCCATACGCATCAATTAAGAATTATTAAGCGGTATTGTTAA
- a CDS encoding WD40 repeat domain-containing protein — protein sequence MKAEKSFELTGHSNPIFSLELSQKPNILFSGGNDKGLVEWSLSKQTFIKVMFPVQASIYAIHCPAGFPLMFAGLRSGDVLVFDFLQQKIVATLKCHSKPIFDIQSVSSKQELLVASEDGRVSVWNLNTLQLLHTIQVSDDTVRSIGISPNNTQVAFACRDSTIKVYHLEDYAFISALQGHTLAVFSVQYTPDNRYLISGSRDAQIKLWNVQTLELAQNIPAHMFAVNHVLAHPTQPYFASASMDKSIKIWGLNDFKLYKIISREKGYDSHALSVNKLAWNGNQLLSTSDDKRIMAWEIEF from the coding sequence ATGAAAGCAGAAAAATCATTTGAACTTACCGGGCATAGCAATCCTATCTTTTCACTGGAGCTTTCGCAAAAGCCAAACATTTTGTTTAGCGGCGGTAATGATAAAGGTTTGGTAGAATGGAGCCTGAGCAAACAAACTTTCATTAAAGTGATGTTTCCGGTACAGGCATCTATTTATGCTATACACTGTCCTGCTGGCTTCCCGTTAATGTTTGCCGGGTTACGTAGCGGCGATGTGTTGGTATTTGATTTCTTGCAGCAAAAAATTGTAGCTACACTCAAATGCCATAGCAAACCTATCTTTGACATCCAATCGGTAAGCAGCAAGCAAGAATTGCTGGTAGCTTCTGAAGATGGTCGGGTGAGTGTTTGGAACTTGAATACCTTACAATTACTCCATACCATTCAAGTTTCTGATGATACCGTTCGTAGCATTGGTATTTCACCTAATAATACTCAGGTTGCTTTCGCTTGTCGTGATAGCACGATAAAGGTGTACCATTTGGAGGATTACGCTTTTATCTCTGCATTGCAAGGTCACACTTTGGCTGTGTTCAGCGTGCAGTATACCCCAGATAACCGCTACTTGATTTCAGGCTCCCGTGATGCGCAGATCAAACTGTGGAATGTACAAACGTTAGAATTGGCTCAAAACATTCCGGCACACATGTTTGCCGTTAATCATGTTCTGGCTCACCCTACCCAGCCCTACTTTGCTTCAGCTAGTATGGATAAAAGCATTAAAATATGGGGGCTGAATGATTTTAAACTATACAAAATCATTAGTCGCGAAAAAGGTTATGATAGTCATGCCTTATCTGTAAACAAACTGGCTTGGAATGGTAATCAACTCCTTTCAACCAGTGATGACAAGCGGATTATGGCTTGGGAAATAGAGTTCTAA
- the hisIE gene encoding bifunctional phosphoribosyl-AMP cyclohydrolase/phosphoribosyl-ATP diphosphatase HisIE, translated as MQIDFSKSPDGLVPVVIQDAQTLEVLMLGYMNQEAYDKTVQEKVVTFYSRSKNRLWTKGETSSNFLHVQSMHIDCDNDTILIKAKADGPTCHTGARSCFKTSYNQNFILELESIIRGRYENPQEGSYVDKLRRKGLKKIAQKVGEEGVETVIAALAETETDFINEASDLAFHLLVLLREKGVSLETIAQNLEVRHTNPQPPRGEALKLQ; from the coding sequence ATGCAAATAGACTTTTCAAAATCGCCGGATGGGTTAGTGCCGGTGGTTATTCAGGATGCACAAACACTGGAAGTGCTGATGCTGGGGTACATGAACCAGGAAGCTTATGATAAAACGGTACAGGAAAAAGTAGTTACTTTCTACTCCCGTTCCAAAAACCGTTTGTGGACCAAAGGTGAAACCAGCAGCAACTTTTTGCATGTGCAAAGCATGCATATAGATTGTGATAATGACACCATCTTGATTAAAGCTAAAGCTGATGGCCCCACCTGCCACACCGGCGCACGTAGTTGTTTTAAAACATCGTACAACCAAAACTTTATTCTAGAACTGGAAAGTATCATTCGCGGCCGCTACGAGAATCCACAAGAAGGATCGTACGTAGATAAATTGCGTCGTAAAGGCTTGAAGAAAATAGCTCAGAAGGTAGGTGAAGAAGGTGTTGAAACGGTGATTGCTGCACTGGCCGAAACAGAGACAGACTTCATCAACGAAGCTTCTGACTTGGCTTTTCATCTTCTAGTATTGCTGCGAGAGAAAGGCGTAAGCTTAGAAACTATCGCCCAAAACCTGGAAGTAAGGCATACTAATCCTCAACCACCACGTGGGGAAGCATTGAAATTGCAGTAA
- the hisF gene encoding imidazole glycerol phosphate synthase subunit HisF: protein MKDIEQHVSSAIGGSGGLAKRIIPCLDVKDGRTVKGVNFVDLRDAGDPVELAWNYSQQGADELVFLDITATHERRKTIVELVKAVARQINIPFTIGGGINEIADADALLNAGADKISINSAAVRNPALIDELAKAFGVQFVIVAVDTRHVANTNIVHLNGGRIATDKETLGWIKEAESRGAGEILLTSMDHDGTKAGFDNTFLKVVNDAVRIPVIASGGAGNVQHFVDVFEQTNVDAALAASVFHYGEILIPDLKTLLREHHIEVR from the coding sequence TTGAAAGATATTGAACAACATGTAAGCTCCGCCATTGGTGGAAGTGGTGGCTTAGCTAAACGAATTATCCCCTGCCTTGATGTAAAAGATGGGCGTACTGTTAAAGGCGTAAATTTTGTGGACTTGCGCGATGCCGGTGATCCGGTAGAACTGGCTTGGAATTACTCACAGCAAGGTGCCGACGAACTGGTGTTTCTGGATATCACAGCTACGCACGAACGCCGTAAAACGATAGTGGAATTGGTAAAAGCCGTAGCCCGGCAGATTAATATTCCATTCACCATTGGCGGTGGCATAAACGAGATTGCGGATGCCGATGCATTGCTGAATGCCGGAGCCGATAAGATATCCATCAACTCGGCAGCTGTACGTAATCCGGCTTTAATTGATGAACTGGCCAAAGCCTTTGGCGTACAATTTGTAATTGTAGCCGTTGATACCCGACACGTAGCCAATACTAATATTGTACACCTGAACGGCGGGCGCATAGCTACCGATAAAGAAACATTAGGTTGGATAAAGGAAGCAGAAAGTCGTGGTGCGGGTGAAATATTACTAACCTCAATGGATCATGATGGCACCAAAGCAGGCTTTGATAATACCTTTTTAAAGGTGGTAAATGATGCGGTACGCATTCCGGTTATAGCTTCCGGAGGTGCGGGCAATGTACAGCATTTTGTAGATGTATTCGAACAAACCAATGTAGATGCCGCTTTGGCTGCATCGGTATTCCACTATGGTGAAATATTAATACCCGATTTAAAAACTCTTTTACGCGAGCATCACATAGAAGTGAGATAG